A single region of the Candidatus Poribacteria bacterium genome encodes:
- a CDS encoding beta-ribofuranosylaminobenzene 5'-phosphate synthase, translating into MQSRTGSGSGSIEPEDLRLARAARLASPPARRRRATRRPSLPSSGSSSRRQPPNESANLCRSRPVVALRRGVLDVEGGGSTIVVTTPSRLHLGLIDLHGGEGRVDGSVGLALSEPCFELRLTRSQTVRIDADPIYHPRIGAVVARARERWGIGPAAVRVIQSIPSHAGLGSGTQLTLGVLAALSELNGVGATHDDIVALSGRGGTSGIGAHAFCAGGFLIDGGHRFPQSKATFLPSAASASAGLGPLLWRQDFPAWDIVIATPHGRHVSGEEEIRLFQTLCPIPEADVGAACRSLVMGMMPALVEQDLASFGAALERFQSVGWKRIEIDAQDELVRDMMGAMRSHGGCGVAMSSWGPTVVAFTTDGLRLADVARRWLSRRNLGGTVVGTRARNTGATIERRD; encoded by the coding sequence TTGCAGTCACGGACCGGAAGCGGCAGCGGAAGCATTGAGCCAGAGGATCTCAGACTTGCTCGCGCGGCTCGGCTTGCCTCTCCGCCTGCGAGACGCCGGCGTGCGACGCGAAGACCTTCCCTCCCTAGCAGCGGCAGCAGCTCGCGACGACAGCCACCGAACGAATCCGCGAACCTGTGCCGAAGCCGACCTGTTGTCGCTCTACGAAGAGGTGTACTAGACGTGGAAGGCGGAGGCTCGACGATCGTCGTGACAACGCCCTCGCGACTCCACCTCGGCTTGATCGATCTGCACGGCGGCGAAGGACGGGTTGACGGCAGTGTAGGACTCGCCCTGTCGGAGCCTTGCTTCGAGCTTCGGCTCACGCGCTCGCAGACCGTTCGGATCGACGCAGACCCGATCTACCATCCGCGCATCGGAGCTGTCGTCGCTCGCGCCCGGGAACGTTGGGGCATCGGACCGGCAGCCGTCCGAGTCATCCAGTCGATTCCATCCCATGCCGGGCTCGGGTCGGGAACCCAGTTGACATTGGGCGTTCTCGCCGCTCTCTCGGAGCTCAATGGCGTCGGAGCCACGCACGACGACATCGTCGCGCTGTCGGGGCGAGGCGGCACGTCGGGCATCGGCGCTCACGCGTTCTGTGCCGGCGGATTCCTGATCGACGGCGGTCACCGGTTCCCCCAGTCCAAGGCGACGTTCCTGCCGTCGGCGGCGTCGGCATCGGCGGGATTGGGCCCGCTTCTCTGGCGGCAGGACTTCCCGGCGTGGGATATCGTCATCGCGACTCCTCACGGAAGGCACGTGTCGGGCGAGGAGGAGATTCGGCTGTTCCAGACGCTGTGTCCGATCCCCGAAGCGGATGTCGGAGCGGCGTGCCGAAGCCTGGTCATGGGGATGATGCCCGCTCTGGTCGAGCAAGACCTCGCGTCGTTCGGAGCGGCTCTGGAGCGGTTCCAGTCTGTCGGATGGAAGCGGATCGAGATCGACGCCCAAGACGAGCTGGTTCGTGATATGATGGGCGCGATGAGATCGCATGGCGGCTGCGGCGTGGCGATGAGCAGTTGGGGTCCGACCGTCGTGGCGTTCACCACGGATGGGCTTCGGCTGGCAGATGTGGCACGACGATGGCTGTCACGGCGCAACCTTGGAGGAACCGTCGTGGGGACGCGGGCTCGCAACACGGGAGCCACCATCGAGCGACGGGATTGA
- a CDS encoding mandelate racemase: protein MRIDRIDVYPVSFPFLREFRISRGTVGSARVGRPSLIVKLTTDSGIVGWGESVPVRQWSYETVESVYTTQKTYLAPALIGADVMDVDGLHTRMDREIAPGYTLGQPIARAGIDIAAHDAIGKALGVPLHAYWGIRRKDSLVLSWTVAVSSLDEVAELVDEGKSKGYRNFNVKVGHESDPSFDVTLCRTVRRLAPDGFLWADANGGYSVETAKRLVRTFADIGVDVLEQPLPPNALSGYVELQRLAALPITVDEGLITPRDLIEMIRLGAISGVAMKPARVGGLRPQRRLIEIVQDAGMLFLGSGLTDPDISFAASVAVYAAHGLQYPAALNGPQFLSASIASHGVRIDGDVAHVPDGPGLGVDVDEERIPELAMPALGG from the coding sequence ATGCGGATCGACCGAATCGACGTCTATCCCGTCTCGTTCCCATTCCTTCGCGAGTTTCGCATCTCGCGCGGGACGGTCGGGTCCGCGCGCGTCGGACGCCCAAGCCTGATCGTCAAGCTGACGACCGACTCGGGGATCGTCGGGTGGGGCGAATCGGTTCCCGTGCGGCAGTGGTCCTACGAGACGGTCGAGTCGGTCTACACGACGCAGAAGACGTACCTGGCTCCCGCCCTGATCGGCGCCGACGTGATGGACGTTGACGGGCTCCACACTCGGATGGATCGCGAAATCGCCCCCGGCTACACGCTGGGACAACCCATAGCGCGAGCCGGAATCGACATCGCCGCTCACGACGCCATCGGGAAGGCGCTTGGCGTGCCGCTCCACGCCTACTGGGGGATCCGGCGCAAGGACTCCCTCGTTCTGTCGTGGACGGTGGCGGTTTCCTCGCTCGATGAGGTGGCGGAGCTCGTGGACGAAGGCAAGTCCAAAGGCTACCGCAACTTCAACGTGAAGGTCGGGCACGAGTCCGATCCGTCCTTCGACGTGACGCTGTGTCGCACGGTGCGCCGACTTGCTCCGGACGGGTTCCTGTGGGCAGATGCGAACGGGGGCTACTCGGTCGAGACCGCGAAACGTCTGGTTCGGACGTTCGCGGACATCGGCGTCGATGTCTTGGAGCAGCCTCTACCGCCGAACGCTTTGAGCGGGTACGTCGAGCTCCAGCGACTGGCGGCGCTGCCGATCACGGTCGATGAAGGTCTCATCACTCCCCGCGACCTGATCGAGATGATCCGGCTCGGGGCGATCAGCGGCGTTGCGATGAAGCCGGCGAGGGTCGGCGGGCTCCGCCCGCAGCGCCGGCTGATCGAGATCGTACAGGACGCCGGCATGCTGTTCTTGGGCAGCGGCTTGACCGATCCGGACATCTCGTTCGCCGCCAGCGTTGCGGTCTACGCCGCGCACGGGCTACAGTATCCTGCAGCCTTGAACGGACCCCAGTTCCTGAGCGCTTCCATAGCAAGCCACGGCGTTCGCATCGACGGCGATGTCGCCCACGTGCCCGACGGACCGGGTCTCGGCGTCGACGTCGATGAGGAGCGCATCCCCGAGCTCGCAATGCCCGCGCTTGGCGGGTGA
- a CDS encoding iron-containing alcohol dehydrogenase, with product MPTDPWNKFHFPATIECGAGCALAVGRRIRRIEAERPLVVSDPGVVQAHLVAPIIDALERAGCQPTLFSDIRPNPTDKNVYAGSVRYREGHCDSIVAVGGGSVMDAAKAIRILVSHPNALPELYADAGGVERISRPMPRLICIPTTAGTGSEVSRGAVITDTSEGRKRVVLHPRMSATIALLDPNMTVHLPKFLTAATGADAFAHCVEGYSAKGYHPIAEGIALQGIRTVVENLPVVVEEPSNIEARGRMLLAASMGALAIQRGAGAAHALSHPLSHVSGIHHGMASAIVLPAVVRFNLAEVPARLAQIAYAMGVDPCSHGPEAAAEALSQRISDLLARLGLPLRLRDAGVRREDLPSLAAAAARDDSHRTNPRTCAEADLLSLYEEVY from the coding sequence ATGCCGACTGACCCTTGGAACAAGTTCCACTTCCCTGCCACCATCGAGTGCGGGGCCGGGTGCGCACTCGCCGTGGGAAGGCGCATCCGTCGCATCGAGGCTGAGCGACCTCTGGTCGTATCCGATCCGGGAGTTGTTCAGGCACATCTGGTGGCTCCCATCATCGACGCGCTGGAGCGAGCCGGATGCCAGCCGACGCTGTTCAGCGACATCCGACCCAACCCCACCGACAAGAACGTCTACGCCGGCTCGGTGCGCTACCGCGAAGGGCACTGCGACAGCATCGTCGCGGTGGGAGGCGGCAGCGTGATGGACGCTGCGAAGGCGATCCGCATTCTGGTCTCACATCCGAATGCGCTCCCGGAGCTCTACGCCGATGCTGGCGGAGTCGAGCGGATCAGCCGACCGATGCCACGCCTGATCTGCATACCGACGACGGCAGGAACCGGCAGTGAAGTGTCGCGCGGAGCGGTGATCACGGACACCTCCGAAGGACGCAAGCGAGTTGTCCTCCATCCGCGGATGTCTGCCACGATCGCTCTGCTCGACCCGAACATGACGGTACATCTTCCGAAGTTCCTGACGGCGGCGACCGGCGCAGATGCCTTCGCTCACTGCGTCGAAGGCTACTCGGCGAAGGGCTACCACCCGATTGCGGAAGGGATTGCGCTCCAAGGGATCCGTACCGTCGTCGAAAACCTGCCGGTCGTCGTGGAGGAACCGTCGAACATCGAGGCGCGCGGCAGGATGCTGCTGGCAGCCTCGATGGGAGCGCTCGCGATACAGCGAGGGGCTGGCGCCGCGCACGCGCTCTCGCACCCGTTGTCCCACGTCAGCGGGATTCACCACGGTATGGCGAGTGCCATCGTGCTCCCAGCGGTCGTGCGCTTCAACCTAGCTGAAGTCCCTGCGCGCCTGGCGCAGATCGCATACGCCATGGGCGTCGATCCTTGCAGTCACGGACCGGAAGCGGCAGCGGAAGCATTGAGCCAGAGGATCTCAGACTTGCTCGCGCGGCTCGGCTTGCCTCTCCGCCTGCGAGACGCCGGCGTGCGACGCGAAGACCTTCCCTCCCTAGCAGCGGCAGCAGCTCGCGACGACAGCCACCGAACGAATCCGCGAACCTGTGCCGAAGCCGACCTGTTGTCGCTCTACGAAGAGGTGTACTAG
- a CDS encoding carbohydrate binding family 9 domain-containing protein produces MPWTHLARPRVLASALALVSLMPGMSVAAEESETVRRTMPGVVVSSPPTIDGVLDDACWSESPSSTAFTDPVTLQPATQQTVVRIAYDSRAVYVAFEAFDAEPERIVGRNTKDQVRPRGEDYVAFGLDPFHTHQFADRNFFIINPAGAKYAHLAAGRAEKAEWLGLWKAVARVTERGWIAEMEVPWRMLAYPERSQPIDIGLNFDRYRQSTGEKSWWSNIGLQEFNELDGHWTGVLPPPRERDLRFMPWVYAGVGGSRSDDMTARAGLDARYAFTPQFTVVGTVNPDFENVEQAVEGIDFSYGARFVGDRRPFFQEGKTILGSGYYHSRRIPNMDAGISLFGKVGNRSSAGALATYDDGGEANLIARGTRTLTDTTNVGVVFLSHRDDDGTNLIGDVNGSTRWRRVVVGVDVAQTWDGELRGRQAQGSISFRGDNLSVEIRPALIDADFVNRLGYHPFLGYRGVRGLAYYGRQWRSGPIRRASAFAGFERQDFEIGTVFRRTAEYGANVLTQSDYSLRLWWYGGRYEELQGEGTLVTDLGARSSDAFTNYGVRHEWGTRQGLPYRSEGVYGSVRVGDVSSSVNAAFVRHDVSRRQTIWTLTYDRSSALSIGGRLIWQDDDMNGYLAIRRSGYAGTEFYVIAGDPNSARFRSRYVVKVIQAF; encoded by the coding sequence ATGCCTTGGACCCATCTCGCCAGACCTCGCGTGCTCGCATCGGCGCTCGCGCTCGTGTCACTGATGCCGGGGATGTCCGTTGCGGCGGAGGAGTCGGAGACCGTTCGGCGCACGATGCCGGGCGTCGTCGTGTCTTCGCCGCCCACGATCGACGGCGTGCTGGACGACGCGTGCTGGTCGGAATCTCCCAGCTCGACGGCGTTCACCGATCCGGTGACGCTCCAGCCCGCGACGCAGCAGACGGTCGTGCGGATCGCCTACGATTCGCGCGCCGTGTACGTGGCGTTCGAGGCGTTCGATGCGGAACCGGAGCGGATCGTCGGGCGGAACACCAAGGATCAGGTTCGTCCGCGTGGAGAGGACTACGTCGCGTTCGGGCTCGACCCCTTCCATACGCACCAGTTCGCCGACCGAAACTTCTTCATCATCAACCCGGCTGGAGCGAAGTACGCCCACTTGGCGGCGGGGCGAGCCGAGAAGGCTGAGTGGCTTGGGCTGTGGAAGGCTGTCGCGCGCGTCACGGAGCGCGGTTGGATTGCGGAGATGGAGGTACCGTGGCGCATGCTCGCGTACCCGGAGAGGAGCCAACCCATCGACATCGGGCTGAACTTCGACCGATATCGACAGAGCACCGGCGAGAAATCCTGGTGGTCGAACATCGGGTTGCAGGAGTTCAACGAGCTCGACGGTCATTGGACGGGCGTACTGCCCCCTCCGCGCGAGCGCGACCTGCGCTTCATGCCCTGGGTCTACGCAGGCGTCGGCGGTTCCCGCAGCGATGATATGACCGCGCGTGCCGGGCTCGACGCGCGCTATGCCTTCACACCCCAGTTCACAGTGGTCGGAACCGTGAACCCGGACTTCGAGAACGTCGAGCAGGCGGTGGAAGGCATCGATTTCTCCTACGGCGCGCGCTTCGTCGGTGACCGAAGGCCCTTCTTCCAAGAAGGGAAGACGATACTCGGCTCGGGGTACTACCACTCTCGTCGGATTCCGAACATGGACGCCGGCATCAGCCTGTTCGGAAAGGTGGGGAACCGCTCTTCAGCCGGGGCGCTCGCGACCTACGACGACGGCGGCGAGGCGAACCTGATCGCGCGGGGCACGCGTACGCTGACGGACACGACGAACGTCGGCGTTGTGTTCCTGAGCCATCGCGACGACGACGGAACCAACCTCATCGGAGACGTGAATGGATCGACGCGCTGGAGACGCGTCGTCGTCGGAGTCGACGTCGCCCAGACATGGGACGGCGAGCTCAGGGGACGCCAGGCGCAGGGGAGCATCAGCTTCCGCGGGGACAATCTATCCGTCGAGATCCGTCCGGCGCTGATCGATGCGGACTTCGTCAACCGGCTGGGGTACCACCCCTTCCTGGGTTACCGCGGCGTGCGCGGGCTCGCCTATTACGGTCGGCAATGGCGGTCGGGTCCGATCCGCAGGGCGTCGGCGTTCGCCGGCTTCGAGCGCCAGGACTTCGAGATCGGGACCGTGTTCCGCCGTACCGCTGAATACGGAGCCAACGTGCTGACCCAGAGCGACTACTCGTTGAGGCTGTGGTGGTACGGCGGCAGATACGAGGAGCTTCAGGGCGAGGGCACGCTCGTCACCGATCTCGGCGCGCGGAGCTCGGATGCGTTCACGAACTACGGTGTGAGACACGAATGGGGAACACGGCAGGGCTTGCCATACCGCTCAGAGGGGGTGTACGGCAGCGTGCGGGTCGGTGACGTGTCGTCGAGCGTCAACGCGGCGTTCGTCCGACACGATGTCAGCCGTCGCCAGACGATCTGGACGCTCACCTACGACCGCTCGTCCGCGCTGAGCATCGGCGGTAGGCTCATCTGGCAGGACGACGACATGAACGGCTATCTGGCGATCCGCCGGTCGGGCTACGCTGGCACGGAGTTCTACGTCATCGCGGGCGACCCGAACAGCGCGCGGTTCCGAAGCCGGTACGTCGTCAAGGTCATCCAGGCGTTCTGA
- a CDS encoding redoxin domain-containing protein: MTAMSADPCRRLRNALAFARIADRSTSAHVLIPGLVGFLQARTANSTTVFQMGAGSDRLCELLAQTPSQPMVFGGLASKPWFVMDREALMRSARRHRILPWVSVIGLVLAVVSVGGCAGKKVVPVVHEGTSASVEPAEATADPSVPLSHTETPAVAQREDVVETIAVVGNEVGQRAPEFALRNAAGEPVSLSDYGGKPLVVVFYRGFW; encoded by the coding sequence ATGACGGCGATGAGCGCAGACCCTTGCAGAAGGCTGCGGAACGCTCTCGCGTTCGCCCGGATCGCCGACAGATCGACTTCCGCCCACGTTCTCATTCCCGGCCTCGTTGGCTTCCTGCAAGCAAGAACGGCAAATTCGACGACTGTGTTCCAGATGGGTGCCGGGAGTGATAGACTGTGCGAACTACTTGCACAAACGCCGAGCCAGCCGATGGTCTTCGGTGGCTTGGCGAGTAAGCCTTGGTTTGTCATGGACAGGGAGGCGCTGATGCGATCCGCTCGGCGACACCGGATACTGCCGTGGGTGAGTGTGATCGGATTGGTGTTAGCCGTCGTGTCGGTTGGCGGCTGCGCCGGCAAGAAGGTCGTGCCCGTCGTGCACGAAGGGACGTCGGCTTCGGTTGAGCCGGCTGAGGCGACCGCCGATCCGTCGGTGCCCCTCTCGCACACCGAGACGCCAGCCGTCGCGCAACGTGAAGACGTTGTCGAGACTATTGCGGTTGTTGGCAACGAGGTGGGACAACGGGCGCCCGAATTCGCGCTACGGAACGCCGCAGGGGAACCGGTGAGCCTTTCGGACTACGGAGGGAAACCCCTCGTGGTGGTCTTCTACCGTGGATTCTGGTGA
- the alr gene encoding alanine racemase: protein MTNQGLLAKPPKTIGWLGVCASSSHSLSLPAPIWNTVVEFAVLACRKPTRPGMRTWAEVDLSAIRANARAFRSLLQGSALIAVIKADGYGHGAVRVSGALGSLADAYAVASPEEAAELRDSGVEQPILLLYSLTPDAAEPAIAVDASITISSREELCLVADAATRARRVARVHVKVNTGMNRYGAAPDQVAELISVCDSNASIALAGLWTHFASADEPDDPFTDVQRRRFLDVASRHARPGLLRHVGNTATALNFPEMRFDASRIGIGLYGVYPSAESAHPIALSPALTWRARVCRVADLAAGESVSYNRRFIAQTARRIATVSVGYTDGYPRVASNRGSVLIRGRRAPILGSVCMDTIVCDVTDIPDTSYGDTATLIGRDGDGCISADELAAWGDTISYDVLTGLGRRVKRLYTS, encoded by the coding sequence ATGACAAACCAAGGCTTACTCGCCAAGCCACCGAAGACCATCGGCTGGCTCGGCGTTTGTGCAAGTAGTTCGCACAGTCTATCACTCCCGGCACCCATCTGGAACACAGTCGTCGAATTTGCCGTTCTTGCTTGCAGGAAGCCAACGAGGCCGGGAATGAGAACGTGGGCGGAAGTCGATCTGTCGGCGATCCGGGCGAACGCGAGAGCGTTCCGCAGCCTTCTGCAAGGGTCTGCGCTCATCGCCGTCATCAAGGCGGACGGCTACGGACACGGCGCCGTTCGTGTGTCTGGCGCCCTCGGCTCTCTTGCCGACGCTTACGCCGTCGCGTCGCCCGAAGAGGCTGCCGAGCTCCGCGACTCAGGCGTCGAGCAACCGATCCTGCTGCTCTACTCGCTGACGCCCGATGCGGCGGAACCGGCGATCGCTGTCGATGCGTCCATCACCATCTCCTCGCGTGAGGAGCTTTGCCTCGTCGCAGATGCGGCGACTCGGGCTCGCCGCGTCGCGCGGGTGCATGTCAAGGTCAACACGGGAATGAACCGTTATGGAGCCGCGCCCGATCAGGTCGCCGAGCTCATCAGCGTCTGCGATTCGAACGCGTCCATCGCCCTGGCGGGGCTGTGGACGCACTTCGCCAGCGCCGACGAGCCCGACGATCCGTTCACCGACGTGCAACGGCGCCGCTTCCTCGACGTGGCTTCCAGACACGCGCGACCCGGCTTGCTGCGGCACGTCGGCAACACGGCAACCGCGCTGAACTTCCCGGAGATGCGCTTCGATGCGTCGCGCATCGGGATCGGTCTGTATGGAGTCTATCCTAGCGCCGAGTCAGCTCATCCCATTGCGTTGTCGCCGGCGTTGACCTGGCGAGCTCGGGTATGCCGCGTCGCAGACCTGGCTGCCGGCGAGTCGGTGTCCTACAACCGCCGCTTCATCGCTCAAACCGCCAGGCGCATCGCGACCGTCTCGGTGGGCTACACGGACGGCTATCCGCGTGTCGCGTCCAATCGCGGATCCGTGCTGATCCGAGGTCGGCGCGCTCCCATCCTGGGCTCTGTATGTATGGACACCATTGTCTGCGATGTGACCGACATCCCGGATACGTCGTACGGCGATACAGCGACGCTCATCGGTCGCGACGGCGACGGTTGCATCTCCGCTGACGAACTGGCGGCGTGGGGCGACACCATCTCCTACGACGTGCTCACTGGACTGGGTAGGCGCGTCAAGCGGCTCTATACCTCCTGA
- a CDS encoding redoxin domain-containing protein, whose product MEQLGELQEALPRIAGEGANLIAIAVDSPSQNKKVMADHKLAYPVLSDPKRKAVVAYGVLDPESNPFTNPGSHANIARPATFVIDGGGVIRWKHVGTSTSDRPSVATIISQLRSVAGI is encoded by the coding sequence ATGGAGCAGCTCGGCGAGCTGCAAGAAGCGTTGCCGCGTATCGCAGGCGAAGGAGCGAACCTCATCGCGATCGCTGTGGATAGTCCATCCCAGAACAAGAAGGTGATGGCTGACCACAAGCTCGCGTATCCCGTGCTCAGCGATCCGAAGAGGAAGGCGGTCGTTGCCTACGGTGTGCTCGACCCGGAGAGTAACCCGTTCACGAACCCCGGGTCCCACGCCAACATCGCGCGACCTGCTACGTTCGTCATCGATGGGGGGGGCGTCATCCGATGGAAGCACGTCGGAACGAGCACCAGCGACCGTCCGAGCGTGGCGACCATCATCTCTCAACTGAGGTCGGTCGCCGGGATATAG
- a CDS encoding nucleotidyl transferase codes for MIRRAIVLAAGRGSKCFPYGDVRQKCVLPIANVPAVRRLCLSLIEIGVTEIVVAVGHRKQQVMGATADLPGVRFVTQTTLDGTAAAAYAAAETCAEREPLLVVYGDIVLTTEDLRRFVTEFGNSGALAGVLLNRLGEEEPGSWICAATSGGLVTQVTGHPRGGSHRLCGVYAFQAHALPALARNPGIATRVDVGGMPPAESEVAGSIQVLIDDHVDVFASETMGFFVDIDKPWHVLEANARMVEHLTSQLHTDVVADGARISDGADITGHVVVGSNTTIGKRVVLRGNAIVGGNCQITNGAILHGGFVIGNHCRISDYCDVGGRSVVGNRCIIGHGAEFSGVLFDKVYLYHYCEMSGVFGEATDIGAASVCGTLRFDDRDTPHRIGGRTETPSHGADATYMGDFCRTGVNAMLMPGVKVGSYSCVGPGVICYEDVPSGTLLLAKQELITKPWGPSRYGW; via the coding sequence ATGATTCGACGAGCCATCGTGCTCGCGGCGGGTCGCGGCAGCAAGTGCTTCCCGTACGGAGACGTGCGCCAGAAGTGCGTACTGCCGATTGCCAACGTTCCGGCAGTGCGACGGCTATGCCTCAGCCTGATCGAGATCGGTGTGACGGAGATCGTCGTCGCCGTCGGGCATCGGAAGCAGCAGGTGATGGGCGCGACGGCGGACCTGCCTGGTGTGCGCTTCGTCACGCAGACGACGCTCGATGGAACCGCCGCCGCCGCGTACGCCGCCGCTGAAACCTGCGCGGAACGCGAGCCGCTGCTCGTCGTCTACGGCGACATCGTGCTGACGACGGAGGACCTCCGGCGCTTCGTCACCGAGTTCGGGAACAGCGGCGCTCTAGCCGGTGTTCTGCTGAACCGACTCGGCGAGGAGGAGCCCGGGAGCTGGATCTGTGCTGCGACCTCAGGCGGGCTCGTCACCCAGGTGACCGGTCACCCGCGAGGCGGTTCGCACCGCCTGTGCGGCGTGTACGCGTTTCAGGCTCACGCATTGCCGGCGCTTGCGCGCAACCCGGGCATCGCGACGCGCGTCGACGTGGGAGGCATGCCGCCCGCAGAATCGGAAGTCGCCGGCTCGATCCAGGTTCTCATCGACGATCATGTGGACGTGTTCGCGTCGGAGACGATGGGATTCTTCGTCGATATCGACAAGCCGTGGCATGTCCTGGAAGCCAACGCCCGCATGGTCGAGCATCTCACCAGTCAGCTCCATACGGACGTGGTCGCCGACGGAGCGCGCATCTCCGATGGAGCCGACATCACCGGGCACGTGGTCGTCGGGTCTAACACGACCATCGGCAAGCGCGTCGTGCTGCGAGGCAACGCCATCGTCGGGGGCAACTGCCAGATCACCAACGGGGCGATCCTCCACGGTGGTTTCGTCATCGGGAACCACTGCCGCATCAGCGACTACTGCGACGTCGGCGGTCGATCCGTGGTCGGCAACCGGTGCATCATCGGACATGGGGCGGAGTTCAGCGGCGTGCTGTTCGACAAGGTGTATCTGTACCACTACTGCGAGATGTCCGGCGTGTTCGGCGAGGCGACGGACATCGGCGCTGCGAGCGTCTGCGGCACGCTGCGGTTCGACGACCGGGACACGCCCCATCGGATCGGCGGACGCACGGAGACGCCCTCACATGGGGCAGACGCCACCTACATGGGCGACTTCTGTCGAACCGGCGTGAACGCGATGCTCATGCCAGGCGTCAAGGTGGGTTCGTATTCGTGTGTGGGTCCCGGCGTCATCTGCTACGAGGACGTGCCCAGCGGAACACTGCTCCTCGCCAAGCAGGAACTCATCACCAAGCCGTGGGGCCCGAGCCGCTACGGCTGGTAA